Proteins found in one Pocillopora verrucosa isolate sample1 chromosome 12, ASM3666991v2, whole genome shotgun sequence genomic segment:
- the LOC131788014 gene encoding G-protein-signaling modulator 2-like — MNEKKAEDIEGPVKPPKDDEVPFIMAEKPAGNEKRHNAMNEGEHSRSLDEQVKHLERKIRAYSKAKDKVNEGEALSSLGILYYKANRFAEAKSCHERHLNLAKAIQNKRAEKRAYCNLGCTYRRIGDLDKAVECYEQGLRLVKELEDRLGEAKLLNNLGNIFEQRCDFDQAVYCHQKRLSVARELKDLDGESKACASLGNIYHLLGNIRESINYYEKLVACLKYKLAMQEKKSKSEEGSEDCSMPGSSSNKMGDDSKKSRARRGSDLDEQGSNSSKSSGDRSGNGSGKGSSIH; from the exons ATGAATGAGAAAAAAGCCGAAGACATCGAGGGGCCCGTTAAACCACCAAAAGATGACGAAGTTCCATTCATTATGGCAGAAAAACCGGCTGGAAACGAAAAACGACACAATGCTATGAACGAAGGAGAGCATAGCAGGTCGCTTGACGAACAAGTGAAACATTTGGAGCGAAAGATCCGCGCATACAGCAAAGCTAAAGACAAAGTTAATGAAGGAGAAGCTCTGAGTAGCTTAGGAATACTCTATTACAAGGCAAACAGATTTGCTGAGGCTAAAAGCTGTCATGAACGACATCTTAACTTAGCAAAAGCTATTCAAAACAAACGCGCCGAAAAGAGAGCATATTGTAATCTGGGTTGCACTTATCGAAGGATTGGTGACTTGGATAAAGCTGTTGAATGTTACGAACAGGGTTTAAGACTTGTAAAGGAGCTGGAAGATAGACTCGGTGAAGCAAAACTCTTGAATAaccttggaaatatttttgagCAGCGCTGTGACTTTGACCAAGCTGTGTATTGTCATCAAAAACGTCTGAGCGTCGCCAGAGAATTAAAAGATTTAGACGGCGAGAGCAAAGCTTGTGCGAGTTTGGGAAACATATATCATTTGCTGGGGAATATTCGAGAAAGCATCAACTATTACGAAAAGCTGGTGGCGTGTTTAAAGTACAAGCTAG CCatgcaagaaaagaaatcgAAAAGCGAGGAGGGTTCAGAAGACTGCTCTATGCCGGGTAGCTCTTCAAATAAAATGGGAGATGACTCCAAAAAGTCACGAGCGAGGAGAGGAAGCGATCTTGATGAACAAGGTAGTAATAGCAGTAAAAGTAGTGGTGACAGGAGTGGGAACGGAAGTGGTAAGGGGTCTTCTATTCACTGA
- the LOC131788007 gene encoding tyrosine-protein kinase SYK-like isoform X3: MADPLFQHWFHGRITRIEAEEILARNGKKDGLYLLRESTASAGSYALSMCHNNKIIHYHIQRHSDGTVAIEDGKKFPGPVELIHHHRTCLDGLLARLTEPCNRLPGVPPKTYSGANQEHIKDAAIAAMASMGIQDGDETTATLMRAKLESAIGSVLHKNQIWFHGVISREEAERRLATLGCLNGMFLIRERDPGYVLGLCYEGSVVHYLFDIDQQERLSIKSGPKFDNLMLAVDHYSQREDGLLCKLNEPCSMELFETGRRISMGARPPSVSDPEPRIVTGNRPPSRSFNDSSPFAGNPFIQGRTTNVPDLLHGVPRSPPRNPPPPLPSVPPPESNRNSGPPRLPPRPFTAPPVSPRGRGAQPPPSPFFKERKSPASPTPSAAAGASGGAAFEAIYDSIKMKKSSFYFNQFKDMQARKLKSENLRLERELGHGNFGSVLKGEYTKPNGEKIPVAVKKLKSEEMNNPQSEIMHEAEVMMKLDHPNIVRIIGICKDTTVMLVMELAPEGPLHKYLKKHKSLPMFKIFIIMLQVAEGMQYLENMQFVHRDLAARNILVVNEDFVKISDFGMSRAMGAGSDYYKAGKPGKWPLKWYAPECIYYRKFSSKSDVWSYGVTLWEATSYGKKPYEGLNGQVILEKIEAGYRLQCPENVPPNVYEVMKSCWEYREERRPTFQSLAQQLADALMELKNTEEYQTQYLV; this comes from the exons ATGGCTGATCCACTGTTTCAGCACTGGTTTCATGGTCGTATAACTCGTATAGAAGCAGAAGAGATTCTGGCACGTAATGGCAAAAAAGATGGGTTATATCTGTTGCGTGAAAGTACTGCTTCAGCAGGAAGCTATGCTCTTTCCATGTGCCATAACAACAAGATTATTCATTATCATATTCAACGGCATTCTGATGGTACAGTTGCCATAGAAGATGGTAAGAAGTTCCCAGGACCTGTGGAACTAATACATCATCATCGCACTTGCCTGGATGGGCTTTTAGCAAGGCTGACTGAACCATGTAATAGGCTTCCAGGGGTACCACCAAAAACATACTCTGGTGCTAATCAGGAACACATCAAAGATGCGGCTATTGCTGCAATGGCATCAATGGGAATACAG GATGGAGATGAAACCACTGCAACTTTGATGAGAGCTAAGTTGGAGAGTGCAATAGGTTCAGTTTTGCACAAAAATCAAATCTGGTTTCATGGAGTAATTTCACGTGAGGAAGCTGAAAGAAGGCTTGCTACATTAGGATGCCTAAATGGGATGTTCCTTATCCGTGAAAGGGATCCAGGATATGTGCTTGGTTTGTGTTACGAGGGCTCAGTAGTCCATTACTTGTTCGACATTGACCAGCAAGAAAGATTATCGATAAAATCAGGTCCAAAATTTGACAACCTGATGTTAGCTGTGGATCATTACTCTCAGCGAGAAGATGGTCTTCTCTGTAAGTTAAACGAGCCCTGTAGCATGGAACTTTTTGAAACTGGAAGAAGGATTTCCATGGGTGCACGACCACCAAGTGTCTCTGATCCAGAACCAAGAATAGTTACTGGCAACAGACCACCTAGTAGATCATTCAACGACTCTTCTCCATTTGCAGGAAACCCGTTTATTCAGGGTAGAACTACCAATGTCCCAGACCTTCTGCATGGAG TTCCCAGATCTCCACCAAGGAACCCACCTCCTCCTCTTCCCAGTGTCCCTCCTCCAGAATCTAACAGAAATTCTGGCCCTCCACGACTGCCCCCCAGACCTTTCACAGCCCCACCTGTCAGCCCAAGAGGAAGAGGTGCACAACCCCCACCAAGCCCATTTTTTAAGGAGAGAAAATCGCCAGCGTCACCAACACCATCAG cagcagcaggtGCTTCTGGAGGTGCAGCATTTGAGGCGATATATGACAGcatcaaaatgaagaaaagctCCTTTTACTTCAATCAGTTTAAAGATATGCAAGCAAGAAAGCTCAAGAGTGAAAACTTGAGACTTGAAAGAGAACTAG GCCACGGAAATTTTGGCTCAGTTCTTAAGGGAGAGTACACAAAGCCAAATGGGGAGAAGATTCCAGTGGCTGTTAAGAAACTTAAATCTGAAGAAATGAATAATCCACAA tctgaAATTATGCATGAAGCAGAAGTCATGATGAAGTTGGATCACCCAAATATTGTTAGAATAATAG GTATTTGTAAAGACACAACAGTTATGCTAGTGATGGAACTTGCTCCTGAAGGTCCCTTACACAAATATCTCAAAAAACACAA GTCTTTGCCgatgttcaaaatttttattataatgtTGCAAGTGGCCGAG GGAATGCAGTATCTCGAAAACATGCAGTTTGTGCACAGAGACCTTGCTGCTAGAAATATTTTAGTTGTTAATGAAGACTTCGTCAAGATCAGTGACTTCGGAATGTCTCGTGCAATGGGAGCGGGAAGTGATTATTATAAG GCTGGTAAACCGGGAAAATGGCCTCTAAAGTGGTATGCTCCAGAGTGCATTTACTACCGGAAGTTTAGCAGCAAAAGTGATGTGTGGAGTTACGGTGTCACGCTATGGGAGGCCACATCGTATGGGAAGAAACCATATGAG GGACTCAACGGACAGGTAATTTTGGAGAAGATAGAAGCTGGTTACAGACTACAATGTCCAGAAAATGTGCCACCAAACGTGTATGAAGTGATGAAAAGTTGTTGGGAGTACAG AGAGGAGAGAAGGCCAACGTTCCAGTCCCTGGCTCAACAGCTGGCCGACGCATTAATGGAATTGAAGAACACTGAAGAATACCAAACACAGTACCTGGTGTGA
- the LOC131788007 gene encoding tyrosine-protein kinase SYK-like isoform X2, producing the protein MADPLFQHWFHGRITRIEAEEILARNGKKDGLYLLRESTASAGSYALSMCHNNKIIHYHIQRHSDGTVAIEDGKKFPGPVELIHHHRTCLDGLLARLTEPCNRLPGVPPKTYSGANQEHIKDAAIAAMASMGIQDGDETTATLMRAKLESAIGSVLHKNQIWFHGVISREEAERRLATLGCLNGMFLIRERDPGYVLGLCYEGSVVHYLFDIDQQERLSIKSGPKFDNLMLAVDHYSQREDGLLCKLNEPCSMELFETGRRISMGARPPSVSDPEPRIVTGNRPPSRSFNDSSPFAGNPFIQGRTTNVPDLLHGVPRSPPRNPPPPLPSVPPPESNRNSGPPRLPPRPFTAPPVSPRGRGAQPPPSPFFKERKSPASPTPSAAAAGASGGAAFEAIYDSIKMKKSSFYFNQFKDMQARKLKSENLRLERELGHGNFGSVLKGEYTKPNGEKIPVAVKKLKSEEMNNPQSEIMHEAEVMMKLDHPNIVRIIGICKDTTVMLVMELAPEGPLHKYLKKHKSLPMFKIFIIMLQVAEGMQYLENMQFVHRDLAARNILVVNEDFVKISDFGMSRAMGAGSDYYKAGKPGKWPLKWYAPECIYYRKFSSKSDVWSYGVTLWEATSYGKKPYEGLNGQVILEKIEAGYRLQCPENVPPNVYEVMKSCWEYREERRPTFQSLAQQLADALMELKNTEEYQTQYLV; encoded by the exons ATGGCTGATCCACTGTTTCAGCACTGGTTTCATGGTCGTATAACTCGTATAGAAGCAGAAGAGATTCTGGCACGTAATGGCAAAAAAGATGGGTTATATCTGTTGCGTGAAAGTACTGCTTCAGCAGGAAGCTATGCTCTTTCCATGTGCCATAACAACAAGATTATTCATTATCATATTCAACGGCATTCTGATGGTACAGTTGCCATAGAAGATGGTAAGAAGTTCCCAGGACCTGTGGAACTAATACATCATCATCGCACTTGCCTGGATGGGCTTTTAGCAAGGCTGACTGAACCATGTAATAGGCTTCCAGGGGTACCACCAAAAACATACTCTGGTGCTAATCAGGAACACATCAAAGATGCGGCTATTGCTGCAATGGCATCAATGGGAATACAG GATGGAGATGAAACCACTGCAACTTTGATGAGAGCTAAGTTGGAGAGTGCAATAGGTTCAGTTTTGCACAAAAATCAAATCTGGTTTCATGGAGTAATTTCACGTGAGGAAGCTGAAAGAAGGCTTGCTACATTAGGATGCCTAAATGGGATGTTCCTTATCCGTGAAAGGGATCCAGGATATGTGCTTGGTTTGTGTTACGAGGGCTCAGTAGTCCATTACTTGTTCGACATTGACCAGCAAGAAAGATTATCGATAAAATCAGGTCCAAAATTTGACAACCTGATGTTAGCTGTGGATCATTACTCTCAGCGAGAAGATGGTCTTCTCTGTAAGTTAAACGAGCCCTGTAGCATGGAACTTTTTGAAACTGGAAGAAGGATTTCCATGGGTGCACGACCACCAAGTGTCTCTGATCCAGAACCAAGAATAGTTACTGGCAACAGACCACCTAGTAGATCATTCAACGACTCTTCTCCATTTGCAGGAAACCCGTTTATTCAGGGTAGAACTACCAATGTCCCAGACCTTCTGCATGGAG TTCCCAGATCTCCACCAAGGAACCCACCTCCTCCTCTTCCCAGTGTCCCTCCTCCAGAATCTAACAGAAATTCTGGCCCTCCACGACTGCCCCCCAGACCTTTCACAGCCCCACCTGTCAGCCCAAGAGGAAGAGGTGCACAACCCCCACCAAGCCCATTTTTTAAGGAGAGAAAATCGCCAGCGTCACCAACACCATCAG cagcagcagcaggtGCTTCTGGAGGTGCAGCATTTGAGGCGATATATGACAGcatcaaaatgaagaaaagctCCTTTTACTTCAATCAGTTTAAAGATATGCAAGCAAGAAAGCTCAAGAGTGAAAACTTGAGACTTGAAAGAGAACTAG GCCACGGAAATTTTGGCTCAGTTCTTAAGGGAGAGTACACAAAGCCAAATGGGGAGAAGATTCCAGTGGCTGTTAAGAAACTTAAATCTGAAGAAATGAATAATCCACAA tctgaAATTATGCATGAAGCAGAAGTCATGATGAAGTTGGATCACCCAAATATTGTTAGAATAATAG GTATTTGTAAAGACACAACAGTTATGCTAGTGATGGAACTTGCTCCTGAAGGTCCCTTACACAAATATCTCAAAAAACACAA GTCTTTGCCgatgttcaaaatttttattataatgtTGCAAGTGGCCGAG GGAATGCAGTATCTCGAAAACATGCAGTTTGTGCACAGAGACCTTGCTGCTAGAAATATTTTAGTTGTTAATGAAGACTTCGTCAAGATCAGTGACTTCGGAATGTCTCGTGCAATGGGAGCGGGAAGTGATTATTATAAG GCTGGTAAACCGGGAAAATGGCCTCTAAAGTGGTATGCTCCAGAGTGCATTTACTACCGGAAGTTTAGCAGCAAAAGTGATGTGTGGAGTTACGGTGTCACGCTATGGGAGGCCACATCGTATGGGAAGAAACCATATGAG GGACTCAACGGACAGGTAATTTTGGAGAAGATAGAAGCTGGTTACAGACTACAATGTCCAGAAAATGTGCCACCAAACGTGTATGAAGTGATGAAAAGTTGTTGGGAGTACAG AGAGGAGAGAAGGCCAACGTTCCAGTCCCTGGCTCAACAGCTGGCCGACGCATTAATGGAATTGAAGAACACTGAAGAATACCAAACACAGTACCTGGTGTGA
- the LOC131788007 gene encoding tyrosine-protein kinase SYK-like isoform X1, which translates to MADPLFQHWFHGRITRIEAEEILARNGKKDGLYLLRESTASAGSYALSMCHNNKIIHYHIQRHSDGTVAIEDGKKFPGPVELIHHHRTCLDGLLARLTEPCNRLPGVPPKTYSGANQEHIKDAAIAAMASMGIQDGDETTATLMRAKLESAIGSVLHKNQIWFHGVISREEAERRLATLGCLNGMFLIRERDPGYVLGLCYEGSVVHYLFDIDQQERLSIKSGPKFDNLMLAVDHYSQREDGLLCKLNEPCSMELFETGRRISMGARPPSVSDPEPRIVTGNRPPSRSFNDSSPFAGNPFIQGRTTNVPDLLHGVPRSPPRNPPPPLPSVPPPESNRNSGPPRLPPRPFTAPPVSPRGRGAQPPPSPFFKERKSPASPTPSAAAAAGASGGAAFEAIYDSIKMKKSSFYFNQFKDMQARKLKSENLRLERELGHGNFGSVLKGEYTKPNGEKIPVAVKKLKSEEMNNPQSEIMHEAEVMMKLDHPNIVRIIGICKDTTVMLVMELAPEGPLHKYLKKHKSLPMFKIFIIMLQVAEGMQYLENMQFVHRDLAARNILVVNEDFVKISDFGMSRAMGAGSDYYKAGKPGKWPLKWYAPECIYYRKFSSKSDVWSYGVTLWEATSYGKKPYEGLNGQVILEKIEAGYRLQCPENVPPNVYEVMKSCWEYREERRPTFQSLAQQLADALMELKNTEEYQTQYLV; encoded by the exons ATGGCTGATCCACTGTTTCAGCACTGGTTTCATGGTCGTATAACTCGTATAGAAGCAGAAGAGATTCTGGCACGTAATGGCAAAAAAGATGGGTTATATCTGTTGCGTGAAAGTACTGCTTCAGCAGGAAGCTATGCTCTTTCCATGTGCCATAACAACAAGATTATTCATTATCATATTCAACGGCATTCTGATGGTACAGTTGCCATAGAAGATGGTAAGAAGTTCCCAGGACCTGTGGAACTAATACATCATCATCGCACTTGCCTGGATGGGCTTTTAGCAAGGCTGACTGAACCATGTAATAGGCTTCCAGGGGTACCACCAAAAACATACTCTGGTGCTAATCAGGAACACATCAAAGATGCGGCTATTGCTGCAATGGCATCAATGGGAATACAG GATGGAGATGAAACCACTGCAACTTTGATGAGAGCTAAGTTGGAGAGTGCAATAGGTTCAGTTTTGCACAAAAATCAAATCTGGTTTCATGGAGTAATTTCACGTGAGGAAGCTGAAAGAAGGCTTGCTACATTAGGATGCCTAAATGGGATGTTCCTTATCCGTGAAAGGGATCCAGGATATGTGCTTGGTTTGTGTTACGAGGGCTCAGTAGTCCATTACTTGTTCGACATTGACCAGCAAGAAAGATTATCGATAAAATCAGGTCCAAAATTTGACAACCTGATGTTAGCTGTGGATCATTACTCTCAGCGAGAAGATGGTCTTCTCTGTAAGTTAAACGAGCCCTGTAGCATGGAACTTTTTGAAACTGGAAGAAGGATTTCCATGGGTGCACGACCACCAAGTGTCTCTGATCCAGAACCAAGAATAGTTACTGGCAACAGACCACCTAGTAGATCATTCAACGACTCTTCTCCATTTGCAGGAAACCCGTTTATTCAGGGTAGAACTACCAATGTCCCAGACCTTCTGCATGGAG TTCCCAGATCTCCACCAAGGAACCCACCTCCTCCTCTTCCCAGTGTCCCTCCTCCAGAATCTAACAGAAATTCTGGCCCTCCACGACTGCCCCCCAGACCTTTCACAGCCCCACCTGTCAGCCCAAGAGGAAGAGGTGCACAACCCCCACCAAGCCCATTTTTTAAGGAGAGAAAATCGCCAGCGTCACCAACACCATCAG cagcagcagcagcaggtGCTTCTGGAGGTGCAGCATTTGAGGCGATATATGACAGcatcaaaatgaagaaaagctCCTTTTACTTCAATCAGTTTAAAGATATGCAAGCAAGAAAGCTCAAGAGTGAAAACTTGAGACTTGAAAGAGAACTAG GCCACGGAAATTTTGGCTCAGTTCTTAAGGGAGAGTACACAAAGCCAAATGGGGAGAAGATTCCAGTGGCTGTTAAGAAACTTAAATCTGAAGAAATGAATAATCCACAA tctgaAATTATGCATGAAGCAGAAGTCATGATGAAGTTGGATCACCCAAATATTGTTAGAATAATAG GTATTTGTAAAGACACAACAGTTATGCTAGTGATGGAACTTGCTCCTGAAGGTCCCTTACACAAATATCTCAAAAAACACAA GTCTTTGCCgatgttcaaaatttttattataatgtTGCAAGTGGCCGAG GGAATGCAGTATCTCGAAAACATGCAGTTTGTGCACAGAGACCTTGCTGCTAGAAATATTTTAGTTGTTAATGAAGACTTCGTCAAGATCAGTGACTTCGGAATGTCTCGTGCAATGGGAGCGGGAAGTGATTATTATAAG GCTGGTAAACCGGGAAAATGGCCTCTAAAGTGGTATGCTCCAGAGTGCATTTACTACCGGAAGTTTAGCAGCAAAAGTGATGTGTGGAGTTACGGTGTCACGCTATGGGAGGCCACATCGTATGGGAAGAAACCATATGAG GGACTCAACGGACAGGTAATTTTGGAGAAGATAGAAGCTGGTTACAGACTACAATGTCCAGAAAATGTGCCACCAAACGTGTATGAAGTGATGAAAAGTTGTTGGGAGTACAG AGAGGAGAGAAGGCCAACGTTCCAGTCCCTGGCTCAACAGCTGGCCGACGCATTAATGGAATTGAAGAACACTGAAGAATACCAAACACAGTACCTGGTGTGA